In a genomic window of Streptomyces noursei ATCC 11455:
- a CDS encoding transposase has product MPTARSYPRTANPKSSYVSTEPCGHRLPGTFTAEVMRTFLDRLAEQAGRKGHMIADRHPVHRSKAVRAWLEKNAQRVELHLMPGYSPELNPGELLNADLKHHVHAARATTVDDLARETLRFLRRRQHQPHIVCGYSRAHHVRYTIE; this is encoded by the coding sequence TTGCCGACCGCGAGGTCATACCCGAGGACGGCGAACCCGAAGTCGTCTTATGTCTCGACGGAGCCCTGTGGTCACCGTCTTCCCGGCACGTTCACCGCGGAGGTGATGCGCACGTTCCTCGACCGCCTCGCGGAGCAGGCCGGTCGCAAGGGCCACATGATCGCTGACCGGCACCCGGTCCACCGCAGCAAGGCCGTCCGGGCCTGGCTCGAGAAGAACGCCCAGCGCGTCGAGCTGCATCTGATGCCCGGGTACAGCCCCGAACTCAACCCCGGCGAACTGCTGAACGCCGACCTGAAACACCACGTCCACGCCGCCCGCGCCACCACCGTCGACGACCTCGCCCGCGAAACCCTGCGCTTTCTGCGCCGCAGACAACACCAACCCCACATCGTCTGCGGCTACTCCAGAGCCCACCATGTCCGCTACACGATCGAGTAG